The genomic DNA CAGAGAAAGATACGGCGGGGGGCGATGCAGGTTGCTCCGCTGTTGAAGCTCAAACCGAACAGCAGCGATTCGACCACGCGGGCGCGATCCGCCTCGGGCAACACGACCATCGCATCGCATCCGCTCAGCTCCATCGTCGCGGGAGTCAACGCGTCGGCGGCCACCGAACCGACCCGCCGCCCGGTCGTCGACGATCCGGTCAACACCACCTTTTCGACTCCTGCCTGAATCAACCGCGTGGCGACTTCGGGGTCGCTGCCAACCTGCCGGATCAGATCGGTTCCGACAGCGGCTTGAAAACAATCGACAAGCGTCGCCGTGGCAGCTTCACAGCCCGGAGCCGGTTTCAATAGAACAGCATTCCCAGCCACCAACGCCTGCGCCGCTTGAACGCCCGCCAAAAAGAGCGGATAGTTCCAAGGAGCGATGATCAACACGCGGCCCAAAGCGACGCGTTGCACTTCGGCTCGCGTCCCCCATAACCACAGCGGTCGCCCGGACAACGGCAGCTTGCGCGTTGCCAACACCTTGGCGGCGTCGCGTTGCAGATACCGCAACGCCTCGCACAGCGGGATCAGCTCCGCCGAAAGCGTTTCGGTCTTCGACCTCCGCTGTGGCAGAGTGACCAAGTCGCACAAATCGTCGGCGACTTGAGCGATCCGAGTCTGCACGGCATGCATTCGCAAACCGCGCTGTCGCACGGACAGTCGAGCCCATTGCTTCTGAGCCGCAGCGGCACTGTCCAACGCCGCCCGACAATTCGATCCATCGACCAGCGTCACAGCGTCGACTTCAAGTAGGCTTCCGCCTCGTCCAACGTATTGGCGACCTCTGGCGGCACGCCGATGCCGTACCAATCACCGCCTAACAACCGGTAGTATCCATGTCCTAAGATCCGTGGATTCGCCGGATTGCGACTGCAAAACCGAATCAGAACTTGGTGCTGATCGTCGCTCGTCTCCAACAACGACGGCTCGGCGTGCTGCCGGTAATACTCGCGTGGCTCCATCGCAACGACCAACGGAATCCCAAAATAGAAGTACAACGCCTCCTGCAGCGAACAGGGAGCGTTGGTCCGTTTGTAGGCAAAGGTCCGCGGGGTTTTCTGCACGACTTCGGGAACCTTTTTCGCTGAATTGCGGAGGACTTGGTCGATCCCTCCCAAGGCATGGAAGGTGCCTAGCGTGTCGTTGCACAGCAGTTTAACGATCCGGCTGGGCGTCCCTTGGCCGTACAACACCCACCCCGAATCACCTTCGGATTCCAATGCAAATGCGGGGCTCTCTTTCATCGGCGTGATGCGTGCCAAAGGAATGGCAGTGCCACCGTAATCGAATTCGAGAAAGAAGTGCGAACCGCGTTGAGCAACAACGATCCCCAACTCGACCAACAACGGCGACAACGCAACACTCTCTTGCAGACGCCGCATCGCCAAGTTCCGCTGCGCACTCGTGATGCTTCGAGATTTCACCTTCTCAGGAACGATCGGTTTCTTTTTTGGCACTAAACGGACTCCCTTGCGCTGGCCCCTCGAACTGCCCCAAAAAAAAGAACGGAAGAGGCGGCGACTGACCGTGCATCCGCATCGCCGTCACACGCGTGGATTAGCCCTCTCTAACATTTCATCGTACCCACTTTCTTCCGGCTTGTCTGCCCAAGAAATAATGCATTTCGCAACGAGTTTCACTGGGCTCCGAGCAACGGCAACAGTCCATTGCAATAGACACGCATCAACCACCAAACTGGTGGAGCATGTAAATCTCGCTGCTACTGCGATTCGTCACCCAACAGTTGCTGTAGCAAAGGCCCCCAAGCCAGTTGCCCCACAGATCCCCTCTCGAGATTTACATCGATGGCGTGTGCGAGGCAGCGATCGGCTAAAGCTCGCCATCGCAGCCCCCCGTCATTCGATACGCTCTCCTGCGTCGAGAGCTCTTCCGCCGGCAACCGCCAGGCTGCCGCGAGGTCGACGAGCCCAAGATGATACGCGTTTGCCGCCCGATCCGGTTGCCCCAACTGCTGCTGCAATTGCCCCCAACGAATGAGGGTCCAGGCCCTGAGAGAAAGCCAATCGGAACGCCCGGGTGCGACCTGCAGCGCTTCGCTGATCCGATCATTCAGCTCTCCCAGCGTACCGGCAGCCTGGACGTCCTGGCCAGCCAGACGATAGGCGTCCGCCAAGGCAATCTGCAACTCGGCCATCAATTGCAGCGGAGTCGTTGGTTCCTGGCGAGCCAGCTGACTCGCCCACCTCACGCCATGTTGCAACGCCAGCACCGCGTTATCGGCGGCGGCGCGAGTCAGAGCACGGCCAAGTTCAAGCTGCCCGCGAGCCAGAGCATCGAGCGATTCCGATTCCACCACCGGATCAACCTCCGATTGGCTCGATGGTTCGGCTAACGAATCCAACGCAGCTTGCAGCGCCACAACGTTTTCATCCGCCGCAACGCCGGCCCCCTTCGCCGCATCATCGCGCAAATCAAATCGCACCAGCCCCGACGCAATCCGCACGCGTTCGCGTTGAATCCGCGGCTGCGAGGAATTGGCGACGGAAATCGCGGCGAGCGTATCGCGAGCCATCAGATAGTTCTGCTGAGCTGCGATCGGATCGTTCGACAGCCACTTCAAATTGGCGATTTGGATCAGGCAGCGGACAGCTTCGACCTGTTGCTGTGGTTGATCAGCCAGTTGATAGTAGAGCGATTGATAGTGGTGGATCGCTTGCCGCAGCAGGTCGCTACGAAGAGGCGAGGCGTCGGGATAATATTCCAATGCGACGTTCCATTGGTTCAACCAGATGTCTGCCGCCCCCTGCACTTGCCGCAGATGCTTGTGCGCCCAGCGACGTTCGCGCTCGGCGCGTTTACGCATACCAGATTCTTTTGCATGCGCCGCCCAAGCCTCTTCCTTGGCGAACCGTTCGGCGCGATGGGCACGCGTTACGACGACGCTGGTGACCGACGCAGAGATCGCCAAAATCGTCGCTCCCACAACCGTTGCGGCTACGAGTGCCGGGCGGCGGCGACTGGCGCGGCCGACCGATTCGATCAACGTTTCGCGGTGCGAACTGACTTTGTCGCCCGCCAGAAACCGACTGATATCATCGGAGATCTGTTGTGCCGTTACGTAGCGGTCCTCCGGACGCCGCGCTATCGCTTTGTTGCAGATCGAATCCAGCGGCCCAGGAATTCTGCGATCCAGAGTTCGCGGAGCCTTACAGTCTCCCGAGATTACTTTAGCGATCATCGTCTGTGCGTCGTCGGCTTGAAACGGCGTTCGCCCTGTCAGCAGTTCATACAACATGACTCCCAACGCATAGATATCGCTAGCCGGTCCGATTCTGTCGGTCTCGCCACGCGCCTGCTCGGGCGCCATGTAGGCGGGCGTTCCGATGATCGTCCCCATCCTGGTCTCGACGGGATCGAGCGACGCGGAATCGAGCGGTCCGGTCGCTGAAACCAGCGGCGTCCCCGCGGCGAGCGTCGCCATCGCACTGTCGCACTGCTGTTCTGAATCGTCGGCGTCGGTACCGATTCGCTTCGCCAATCCCCAATCGACGACTACCGTTTCACCGAACTGCCCCACGATCACGTTGGCTGGTTTCAAGTCGCGGTGGATGACCTGTTGTTGATGCGCATAAGCGATCGCATCGCAGATATCGACGAAACATCGCAGCAGCTTGTGCAACTGGACCTGCTTTTTCGGCCCCGGTGACATGCAATGGTAGTCGCGAATCTTGTGTTCCAGCGTGACGCCATCCAACAACTTCATCGCATAAAACGGCTGACCGTCCTCGCGACGAACGCCCCGCTCATAAACCGGCACGATCCCGGGGTGCTGCAGTTGCGCCGTGATCATCCCTTCGTGGATGAAACGCTGCACCAAGTTGTCGTCGCCGCTCGCGTGAGCTCCCAAGACTTTGACTGCGACATCGCGTTCCAACTGACGATCGCTGGCGCGGATCACAACGCCCCAACCACCGCGGCCCAGTTCTTGATCGCCGGCGTACCGGTCAGCCCCCAACGGCAAGGCCTCGTGCTGTAGTGCTTCGGCCAACGACGCACTCCCCGAAGCGATGGTGGTCGTATCGAAACCGCTGGAAGCATTCATGAACAAAAACTCAGTAGACGATCGAGTGGAGTGACGTCGGCAAATTCGCCGCGGCGTGTAAACATAGAATTCTCTGACCGACAAGCGTTGCTAAACCGAGCCGGCGACAGGCGGCCTACGCTCCGAGCAATCGGGACAGCCCGAACACCTGCTACAACGCGCCCGATGCCGCTGAGGATCGCTTCAAATTTTTCCGCATCGATCCCGATCGCGGGCCAGCGGCGAAAAACGTGGCTCACCATTTTCTGAAGAGGGACTGCAGTTCCTCTCGATCAAGTTGCCGCTCTTTCCTTCTCTTCTGCCGCTGGAAATGCCAGATGTCAATGCTCCAGGAACCTACTCTATTGGTCGATCCAGCAACCCAAGATGCTGTCGGATCGCAGCGATGGTTGGTGCAGATCCATCCGCTGGATCTGGATCGCGGGCCGATAGAGATCATGGAAACGATCCAGATTGGCCGCGATTCGCACTGCAGCCTGCGACTGCCCGACCATTCGGTGTCGCGGCGGCATGCGGAGATCGTCAAACAGGGGGACCACTACACAATCCGCGATCTCGACAGCACCAACGGCGTGATCATCAACGGCCAAGCGGTGCAGTCCCACGAACTGCAGACCGGCGACCGCATCCAATTGGGCAGCCGGATCTTTCGCTTTCTGGCCGACCACGACCTCGAGGCGCAGTACCACGAGACCGTTTATTCGATGATGACCCGCGACGGGCTGACCGGCGTTTTTAATAAACGCTACCTGCTGGAAAGCCTCGACCGCGAGGTCGCCCGGTGCCGTCGATACAAGCGGCCGATCGCGGTGATATTGTTAGACATCGACCACTTCAAATCGATCAACGACACCCACGGGCACCTGGCAGGTGACGAAGTCCTTCAGCAAATCTCGTCGCGGTTGGGCGATGTACTCCGCAGCGACGAAATCCTGGCGAGGTTTGGCGGCGAAGAGTTTGCGATCGTGATCGTCGAATCGAATCGCAAGAACGCTCTGGATGTCGCCGAGCGTTGCCGCAAGGCTTGCGCTAAAGAAGCCTTCAAAACATCGGCCGGCTTGCTCGAAGTAACGATCAGTCTCGGCGTAGCCGCTCCCGCGGTCGACGAAATCGAAACCCGAGCGGCACTGCTCGACGCGGCCGACAAGTACTTGTACCAAGCCAAGCACGCCGGCCGCAATCAAGTCGTCGGATAGAGTTCGTAGGCGGCGTCGAGCGTCGCCGACTGTCGATTTCACGGTAACTTAATGTCCCTAGATGTCACCTCGGATCGCCCGCGACGGGGATCGATCGGGCGTTAGCAGACGTTACCTACGCATGCTTGGCACGCAGAGAAATTCAATTGGCGCAGTTTGCGCAGTCGCTTACGCTATCGGTCCAGTGCCTGCGGGGGACACGTTTCCCCCGAAGGCGAATAGGTTCCAATAGAAGCGAGGTAGCGCCGTTATGCCGATCGAATTTCCCTGTGATGGGTGCCAACAGAAACTCCGAGTGCCCGACAACAGCGCTGGCAAGCAAGCCAAGTGCCCCAACTGCGCTCGGATTCTGACAATCCCTGCCTCACAAACGGAGGAGCCGGCACCCGCTGCGCCTACTCCCTCAAACGATCCCTTCGACTTCGGCGGGCCAACCGGTGATCAGCCCGCCGGTGACAATCTTGGCGCGGGCGGATTTGGCGGGGGCAACTTCGGCGGGGCCGCGGCGTCCCACCAAAATCCATACGCCTCGCCAGCTGCGGCTTCACAACCGATGGGATCTGGCGGCTCGGGAACGCTTTCGGTTCAGCCGATGGATCCTATCGGAGCGGTTTCGCTCGGATGGGAGTTATTCAAAAGGAATGCTGGCCTTCTGATTGGATCGGTGCTGGTTATCGTGGGTGTATCTGGTGGTCTGATGCTCGCAACCATGGCCTTAACAGTTGCCATGGTCAAGGTGACAGGAGATCCGAATTCTCCGGTGAATTCCGTTGTGAATATCGCGACGTCATTAATAAGCCAACTAATTCAGCTCTGGATTGGGATCGGAGCGATACGTCTTGGCATCGCAGTGGCGCGAGGGCAAGCGGTAGAGCTCGGGATGCTCTTCAGCGGAGGGC from Rosistilla oblonga includes the following:
- a CDS encoding protein kinase domain-containing protein, encoding MNASSGFDTTTIASGSASLAEALQHEALPLGADRYAGDQELGRGGWGVVIRASDRQLERDVAVKVLGAHASGDDNLVQRFIHEGMITAQLQHPGIVPVYERGVRREDGQPFYAMKLLDGVTLEHKIRDYHCMSPGPKKQVQLHKLLRCFVDICDAIAYAHQQQVIHRDLKPANVIVGQFGETVVVDWGLAKRIGTDADDSEQQCDSAMATLAAGTPLVSATGPLDSASLDPVETRMGTIIGTPAYMAPEQARGETDRIGPASDIYALGVMLYELLTGRTPFQADDAQTMIAKVISGDCKAPRTLDRRIPGPLDSICNKAIARRPEDRYVTAQQISDDISRFLAGDKVSSHRETLIESVGRASRRRPALVAATVVGATILAISASVTSVVVTRAHRAERFAKEEAWAAHAKESGMRKRAERERRWAHKHLRQVQGAADIWLNQWNVALEYYPDASPLRSDLLRQAIHHYQSLYYQLADQPQQQVEAVRCLIQIANLKWLSNDPIAAQQNYLMARDTLAAISVANSSQPRIQRERVRIASGLVRFDLRDDAAKGAGVAADENVVALQAALDSLAEPSSQSEVDPVVESESLDALARGQLELGRALTRAAADNAVLALQHGVRWASQLARQEPTTPLQLMAELQIALADAYRLAGQDVQAAGTLGELNDRISEALQVAPGRSDWLSLRAWTLIRWGQLQQQLGQPDRAANAYHLGLVDLAAAWRLPAEELSTQESVSNDGGLRWRALADRCLAHAIDVNLERGSVGQLAWGPLLQQLLGDESQ
- a CDS encoding diguanylate cyclase yields the protein MSMLQEPTLLVDPATQDAVGSQRWLVQIHPLDLDRGPIEIMETIQIGRDSHCSLRLPDHSVSRRHAEIVKQGDHYTIRDLDSTNGVIINGQAVQSHELQTGDRIQLGSRIFRFLADHDLEAQYHETVYSMMTRDGLTGVFNKRYLLESLDREVARCRRYKRPIAVILLDIDHFKSINDTHGHLAGDEVLQQISSRLGDVLRSDEILARFGGEEFAIVIVESNRKNALDVAERCRKACAKEAFKTSAGLLEVTISLGVAAPAVDEIETRAALLDAADKYLYQAKHAGRNQVVG
- a CDS encoding aldehyde dehydrogenase family protein, which produces MTLVDGSNCRAALDSAAAAQKQWARLSVRQRGLRMHAVQTRIAQVADDLCDLVTLPQRRSKTETLSAELIPLCEALRYLQRDAAKVLATRKLPLSGRPLWLWGTRAEVQRVALGRVLIIAPWNYPLFLAGVQAAQALVAGNAVLLKPAPGCEAATATLVDCFQAAVGTDLIRQVGSDPEVATRLIQAGVEKVVLTGSSTTGRRVGSVAADALTPATMELSGCDAMVVLPEADRARVVESLLFGLSFNSGATCIAPRRIFLCQRQSDHYRKLLKQRLVQMPSIPVHPAVQTRMIEAVEDAIARGARVVGGLWDREAFERTGATPPLVLFGAQPDWPIMSADLFAPLAAVCDYASPDDLVDLVARAPYALAASIFGPQKEARQLADLLDVGTVTINDLIVPTADPRIPFGGRRASGFGTTRGAEGLLAMTCPRVIATQRLRHPKHLAAPTAGDEAILAGLLQLKFAAGWRLRLRGLGQMVRGIRQSRNNDSR